Proteins encoded within one genomic window of Halorussus salilacus:
- a CDS encoding M24 family metallopeptidase — protein MTKQDRLDALLAERDLGSVWFARPNSFAWLTGASNVVDRETDVGVAAVGYDGEALEVVTNNVEADRLREEELDDVRAHVVEFPWHEKSLAEAVAERAPGPAGADFDAPGLASVDASPLRHPLTPEDIEAYRDLGGETAEAVEAVCRELRPGDTESEVASALRVALSARGIEAPVALVGGAERARKYRHYTPTDAELGGYALVSVTAERGGLHASATRTVAFESELSDEALAELRERHRAARTVEVAALAATREAAGRGGTAGEVFAAVRNAYDRVGHPDEWRLHHQGGAAGYAGREWVATPDSAAPVTAPMAYAWNPTVQGAKSEDTVLVAEEEFGVLTDTGRWPTTAVESEDGGVELECPDVLVNSA, from the coding sequence ATGACCAAGCAGGACCGCCTCGACGCCCTGCTCGCCGAGCGCGACCTCGGGTCCGTCTGGTTCGCGCGCCCGAACTCCTTCGCGTGGCTGACCGGCGCGAGCAACGTCGTGGACCGCGAGACCGACGTGGGGGTCGCCGCGGTGGGCTACGACGGCGAGGCGCTGGAGGTCGTGACGAACAACGTCGAGGCCGACCGCCTTCGCGAGGAGGAACTCGACGACGTGCGCGCGCACGTCGTCGAGTTCCCGTGGCACGAGAAGTCGCTCGCGGAGGCGGTCGCCGAGCGCGCGCCCGGCCCCGCGGGGGCCGACTTCGACGCACCGGGGCTGGCGTCGGTGGACGCCTCGCCGTTGCGCCACCCACTCACGCCGGAGGACATCGAGGCCTACCGCGACCTCGGCGGGGAGACCGCCGAGGCGGTCGAGGCGGTCTGCCGGGAGCTCCGGCCCGGCGACACCGAGTCGGAGGTCGCCTCCGCCCTCCGGGTCGCGCTCTCGGCGCGGGGTATCGAGGCCCCGGTCGCGCTCGTGGGCGGCGCGGAGCGCGCCCGGAAGTACCGACACTACACGCCGACCGACGCCGAACTCGGCGGGTACGCGCTGGTGTCGGTCACGGCCGAGCGCGGCGGTCTCCACGCCAGCGCGACCCGGACGGTCGCGTTCGAGTCCGAACTGTCCGACGAGGCGCTGGCGGAACTCCGCGAACGTCACCGCGCGGCCCGCACGGTCGAGGTGGCCGCGCTCGCCGCGACCCGCGAGGCCGCAGGACGGGGCGGGACCGCGGGCGAGGTGTTCGCCGCGGTCCGGAACGCCTACGACCGGGTCGGCCACCCCGACGAGTGGCGACTCCACCATCAGGGCGGGGCGGCCGGGTACGCCGGGCGCGAGTGGGTGGCGACACCCGACTCGGCGGCCCCCGTGACCGCGCCGATGGCCTACGCGTGGAACCCGACCGTGCAGGGTGCCAAGAGCGAGGACACCGTGCTGGTGGCCGAGGAGGAGTTCGGGGTGCTGACCGACACCGGCCGGTGGCCGACGACGGCCGTCGAGTCCGAGGACGGCGGCGTCGAACTGGAGTGTCCGGACGTGCTGGTGAACTCGGCGTAG
- a CDS encoding TVP38/TMEM64 family protein, with protein MPRYVRRQAASLGVLAAVVAASVLVGPDPLLDTARRVADRPALFAGLLVGAYLVRPLFAWPTSLVAVLVGYGFGPVVGFPVALAGTTASALAPFLLARYVGEGSGLVARLGASGERFFSATGDLRGMVVSRLLPAPSDPVSATAGLSGVSTGAFVVGTAVGEIPWTVAAVLAGSSLERLSVAGASAVGWELLTAGVAVALALLAGPAYRAASAR; from the coding sequence ATGCCCCGCTACGTCCGCCGACAGGCCGCCAGCCTCGGGGTGCTCGCGGCCGTCGTGGCCGCGAGCGTCCTCGTCGGCCCCGACCCCCTCCTCGACACCGCCCGGCGCGTGGCCGACCGGCCCGCGCTGTTCGCTGGCCTGCTCGTCGGTGCGTACCTCGTGCGCCCGCTGTTCGCGTGGCCCACCTCGCTGGTCGCGGTCCTCGTCGGCTACGGCTTCGGTCCCGTCGTCGGCTTCCCGGTCGCGCTCGCGGGAACGACCGCGAGCGCGCTCGCCCCCTTCCTCCTCGCGCGGTACGTCGGCGAGGGGTCGGGCCTCGTGGCCCGCCTCGGCGCGTCGGGCGAGCGCTTCTTCTCGGCGACGGGTGACCTGCGCGGGATGGTGGTCTCCCGACTCCTGCCCGCGCCCTCGGACCCGGTCTCGGCGACCGCGGGTCTGTCGGGCGTCTCGACCGGCGCGTTCGTCGTCGGGACCGCGGTCGGCGAGATTCCGTGGACCGTGGCGGCGGTGCTCGCGGGGAGTTCGCTCGAACGCCTCTCGGTCGCGGGCGCGAGCGCGGTCGGCTGGGAACTCCTCACGGCGGGAGTCGCGGTGGCGCTCGCGCTCCTCGCTGGGCCCGCGTACCGCGCGGCGAGCGCCCGGTAG
- a CDS encoding DMT family transporter: MSRYRNVALFVVLAAVWGSAFMAIKAGLDYFPPVLFAAIRYDVAGVLMLGYAVYATERWRPRTRNEWLLVGVGGTLLIAAYHAFLFVGEQHTTSAAASVIVSLSPVLTTGFARLFLPSERLTAAGVAGLLLGLVGVAVLSQPDPNDLLAADVVGKLLVFAAAASFALGSVLTRRIDAELPIETMEAWSMLLGAVLMHGVSAARPSESLAAIRWTPEAFAAMAYLSIAASAVGFLIYFDLLDRLGPIEINLVSYVAPMFAALSGWWFLGEVIDLATVVGFLIIFAGFCLVKRRALARELPRLRGAVVGMVRSER, from the coding sequence GTGAGTAGATACCGGAACGTCGCGCTGTTCGTCGTCCTGGCCGCCGTCTGGGGGTCTGCGTTCATGGCCATCAAGGCCGGACTCGACTACTTCCCGCCCGTCCTGTTCGCCGCGATCCGCTACGACGTCGCTGGCGTGCTGATGCTGGGCTACGCGGTGTACGCGACCGAGCGGTGGCGGCCCCGAACTCGAAACGAGTGGCTACTGGTCGGGGTCGGCGGGACCCTCCTCATCGCGGCGTACCACGCCTTCCTGTTCGTCGGCGAACAGCACACCACGAGCGCCGCGGCCTCGGTCATCGTGAGCCTCAGTCCGGTGCTCACGACCGGGTTCGCGCGGCTGTTCCTGCCCAGCGAGCGCCTGACCGCCGCGGGCGTCGCGGGCCTGCTGCTGGGGCTGGTCGGGGTCGCGGTCCTGAGCCAGCCCGACCCGAACGACCTGCTGGCGGCCGACGTGGTCGGCAAGCTCTTGGTGTTCGCGGCGGCCGCGTCGTTCGCGCTCGGGAGCGTGCTGACCCGGCGCATCGACGCCGAGCTCCCCATCGAGACGATGGAGGCGTGGTCGATGCTCCTCGGCGCGGTCCTGATGCACGGTGTCAGCGCCGCGCGCCCGAGCGAGTCGCTCGCCGCGATTCGGTGGACCCCGGAGGCGTTCGCCGCGATGGCGTACCTCTCGATAGCCGCGAGCGCGGTCGGCTTCCTCATCTACTTCGACCTGCTCGACAGACTCGGCCCCATCGAGATCAACCTCGTCTCGTACGTCGCGCCGATGTTCGCGGCGCTGTCGGGGTGGTGGTTCCTCGGCGAGGTCATCGACCTCGCCACCGTCGTCGGGTTCCTGATAATCTTCGCGGGGTTCTGTCTGGTGAAGCGCCGCGCGCTCGCGCGAGAGCTCCCGCGACTTCGGGGTGCCGTGGTCGGGATGGTCCGGTCGGAGCGATAG
- a CDS encoding COX15/CtaA family protein: MVRFRHLAAVTTGLTFVLILLGVYTAAVGAGLSCSAQWPFCDGGLIPQSFPSFVEWFHRLVAMVTGFFILGTAVGAWKYHSQRRIRGAATLALAVTPVQVVLGGATVFVYTPVVQVAHHAAALIIFGALVATTLWSYETARAPESRAADATAGYPTDD; the protein is encoded by the coding sequence ATGGTCCGGTTTCGCCACCTCGCCGCCGTCACCACTGGCCTCACCTTCGTGCTCATCCTGCTCGGGGTCTACACCGCCGCGGTGGGCGCGGGGCTGTCGTGTTCGGCCCAGTGGCCGTTCTGCGACGGCGGCCTGATTCCGCAGTCGTTCCCGAGCTTCGTCGAGTGGTTCCACCGCCTCGTCGCGATGGTGACCGGGTTCTTCATCCTCGGCACCGCGGTCGGCGCGTGGAAGTACCACTCCCAGCGGCGGATTCGGGGCGCAGCCACCCTCGCGCTCGCGGTCACGCCGGTTCAGGTCGTGCTGGGCGGCGCGACCGTCTTCGTCTACACGCCGGTGGTGCAGGTCGCCCACCACGCCGCCGCGCTGATAATCTTCGGCGCGCTCGTGGCGACCACGCTGTGGTCCTACGAGACCGCGCGAGCGCCTGAGAGTCGGGCGGCCGACGCGACCGCCGGGTATCCGACCGACGACTGA
- a CDS encoding DUF7115 domain-containing protein, producing the protein MSVPGIVQSRLDGEQVAAHVPLGGEDALYVTRTRTLIYRADGLLSDESVEEYPHDAERIEISEGRRKSAIELDFGIEGAEKFKVPSNRLYEALHPVLAGVLNAADVTGADETVKQTYQFSELTLVITSERVVKHVGAAVWDEDYEEFHFDDVTALDVEEGNVSSQIIIETEGRPQRIKTPSDQTREVRERIERALLAHHGMGSYEEFARAHADPESQSEAEADPEDGDSTDEETADPLAGGVDPIDANPPELDEDGAIIDDDASVTTGERPGDADDGAFGEASDAGETADADDPIDTDDGTHASELTETAEAGIESDPIAGSESVGATGSGERGETGGFADSGFEPASSELESDDTEAQLEALTEAVQRQNELLAEQQRTLEQLVEELSRGR; encoded by the coding sequence ATGAGCGTTCCCGGTATCGTACAGTCTCGGCTCGACGGCGAACAGGTCGCGGCCCACGTCCCGCTCGGCGGCGAGGACGCCCTCTACGTGACTCGGACCCGCACCCTCATCTACCGCGCCGACGGACTCCTCAGCGACGAGTCCGTCGAGGAGTACCCCCACGACGCCGAACGGATCGAGATATCGGAGGGACGGCGCAAGTCGGCCATCGAACTCGACTTCGGCATCGAGGGCGCAGAGAAGTTCAAGGTCCCCTCGAATCGCCTCTACGAGGCGCTCCATCCCGTGCTGGCGGGCGTGCTGAACGCCGCCGACGTGACCGGTGCCGACGAGACGGTCAAGCAGACCTACCAGTTCAGCGAGCTCACGCTGGTCATCACCAGCGAGCGCGTCGTCAAGCACGTCGGCGCGGCGGTCTGGGACGAGGACTACGAGGAGTTCCACTTCGACGACGTGACCGCCCTCGACGTGGAGGAGGGCAACGTCTCCTCCCAGATCATCATCGAGACCGAGGGCCGCCCCCAACGCATCAAGACCCCGAGCGACCAGACCCGCGAGGTCCGCGAGCGCATCGAGCGCGCGCTCCTGGCCCACCACGGGATGGGCTCCTACGAGGAGTTCGCCCGCGCACACGCCGACCCCGAGTCGCAGTCCGAGGCCGAAGCCGACCCCGAAGACGGCGACTCGACCGACGAGGAGACCGCCGACCCGCTGGCGGGCGGCGTCGACCCCATCGACGCCAATCCGCCGGAACTCGACGAGGACGGCGCGATAATCGACGACGACGCGAGCGTGACGACCGGCGAGCGCCCCGGCGACGCCGACGACGGCGCGTTCGGCGAGGCGAGCGACGCGGGAGAGACCGCCGACGCCGACGACCCAATCGACACTGACGACGGAACCCACGCGAGCGAACTCACCGAGACCGCCGAGGCTGGCATCGAGTCCGACCCGATAGCCGGGAGCGAGTCGGTCGGGGCGACGGGGTCCGGCGAGAGAGGGGAGACCGGCGGCTTCGCCGACTCGGGCTTCGAACCCGCGAGTTCGGAACTCGAAAGCGACGACACCGAGGCCCAGCTCGAAGCGCTGACCGAGGCCGTCCAGCGACAGAACGAACTGCTGGCCGAGCAACAGCGCACGCTCGAACAGTTGGTCGAGGAGCTCAGTCGCGGCCGGTGA
- a CDS encoding molybdopterin-dependent oxidoreductase: protein MELRTTLPVALASGVAAVAGSYAVAGFTPAFVAAPVADLVVAATPDAVLAWSIEALGDLGQRLGFALALALAVCLFGLAAELGGRLAAAGGAPTPPAAALGSFALAVGLTGAVVPGLAAGAATGVVAAAVAADFRGDTERSAVRRRVLRAVAASAAVSGVGAVLGGGRDPEGGASGGPAEGDDEVPPAVADLLDEAASRSLDVAGLEGLVSDGFYQVDINSVDPTVEADEWSLRVTGAVGEQREFDYADLTDRDAERRFVTLRCVGDSLNGKKMDTALWTGVPVTDLMGDLPEECCVMVRAADDYFQEFPLAALEDALLAYEMNGRPLPRGHGYPVRLLVPGHWGEINVKWVTGIEVLDEERKGYWEKRGWHGTGPVETVAKLHAVNRLDSGRVQVGGHAYAGTRGIKNVEVSTDGGESWDEATLSDPPPRATDRRDASNDRSWSGRDVWRQWEYTYEPGGPHEVVVRATDGEGTVQPREESEAFPSGPTGWVSRRVEA, encoded by the coding sequence ATGGAGCTCAGGACGACCCTCCCGGTCGCGCTCGCATCGGGGGTCGCGGCGGTCGCGGGGTCGTACGCCGTCGCCGGGTTCACTCCCGCGTTCGTCGCAGCGCCGGTCGCCGACCTCGTGGTCGCGGCCACGCCCGACGCCGTACTCGCGTGGTCGATAGAGGCCCTCGGCGACCTCGGACAGCGACTCGGCTTCGCGCTGGCGCTGGCGCTCGCGGTCTGTCTGTTCGGGCTGGCGGCCGAACTCGGCGGCCGACTCGCGGCGGCGGGCGGCGCTCCGACGCCGCCCGCCGCCGCGCTGGGGTCGTTCGCGCTGGCGGTGGGACTGACCGGCGCGGTCGTCCCCGGACTCGCGGCGGGCGCGGCCACGGGGGTGGTCGCGGCCGCCGTCGCGGCCGACTTCCGGGGCGACACCGAACGGTCGGCGGTGCGGCGGCGCGTCCTGCGCGCGGTCGCGGCGTCGGCCGCCGTGAGTGGTGTCGGTGCGGTCCTCGGCGGCGGGCGAGACCCTGAGGGCGGGGCCAGCGGCGGCCCCGCCGAGGGCGACGACGAGGTCCCCCCGGCGGTCGCCGACCTGCTCGACGAGGCGGCGTCGAGGTCCCTCGACGTGGCGGGTCTCGAAGGGCTGGTCAGCGACGGATTCTATCAGGTGGACATCAACAGCGTCGACCCGACCGTCGAGGCCGACGAGTGGTCGCTGCGGGTGACCGGTGCGGTCGGCGAGCAACGAGAGTTCGACTACGCCGACCTGACCGACCGCGACGCCGAGCGGCGGTTCGTCACCCTCCGGTGTGTCGGGGACTCGCTCAACGGCAAGAAGATGGACACCGCGCTCTGGACCGGCGTTCCCGTGACGGACCTGATGGGCGATCTCCCCGAGGAGTGTTGCGTGATGGTCCGGGCGGCCGACGACTACTTCCAGGAGTTCCCGCTGGCGGCGCTCGAAGACGCCCTCCTCGCGTACGAGATGAACGGCCGACCGCTCCCCCGGGGCCACGGCTATCCCGTGCGCCTGCTCGTTCCGGGCCACTGGGGCGAGATAAACGTCAAGTGGGTCACCGGAATCGAGGTGCTGGACGAAGAGCGGAAGGGCTACTGGGAGAAGCGCGGGTGGCACGGCACCGGCCCGGTCGAGACGGTGGCGAAGCTCCACGCCGTGAACCGCCTCGACTCGGGGCGGGTGCAGGTCGGCGGCCACGCCTACGCGGGCACGCGCGGAATCAAGAACGTAGAGGTCTCGACCGACGGCGGCGAGTCGTGGGACGAAGCGACGCTCTCGGACCCCCCGCCGAGGGCCACCGACCGGCGAGACGCGTCGAACGACCGGTCGTGGTCCGGCCGAGACGTCTGGCGACAGTGGGAGTACACCTACGAACCCGGCGGCCCCCACGAGGTGGTCGTCCGAGCCACCGACGGCGAGGGGACGGTCCAACCCCGCGAGGAGAGCGAGGCGTTCCCGAGCGGGCCGACCGGCTGGGTGTCGAGGCGCGTCGAGGCGTGA
- a CDS encoding DUF7344 domain-containing protein, producing the protein MRHDQQGEANVSPSHVSEQDVLSVTGESEALDAVFRALADYRRRCACHYLARSDGPMRVEDLAELLAASVREKSRALLTADEVEKTRTELLRMHLPRLAEAGVVKYDGETVTLAGSPGVRVCLGAASSVDFG; encoded by the coding sequence ATGAGACACGACCAGCAGGGGGAGGCGAACGTCTCTCCGTCGCACGTCTCCGAGCAGGATGTACTGTCAGTCACCGGCGAGAGCGAGGCGCTCGACGCGGTGTTTCGCGCCCTCGCGGACTACCGACGACGCTGTGCCTGCCACTATCTCGCCCGGAGCGACGGCCCGATGCGGGTCGAGGACCTCGCGGAACTGCTCGCCGCGTCGGTCCGCGAGAAGAGTCGCGCGCTACTCACCGCAGACGAGGTCGAGAAGACCCGGACAGAACTCCTCCGGATGCACCTGCCGAGGTTGGCCGAGGCCGGTGTCGTGAAGTACGACGGTGAGACGGTGACGCTCGCGGGGTCACCGGGCGTCCGGGTATGTCTCGGGGCAGCCTCGTCGGTTGACTTCGGGTAG
- a CDS encoding HVO_2523 family zinc finger protein, translating to MSETGGRPCPMCGEPMYHRHCKYVCPNHGVVMDCADTFY from the coding sequence ATGAGCGAGACGGGCGGCCGACCCTGTCCCATGTGCGGGGAGCCGATGTACCACCGCCACTGCAAGTACGTCTGCCCGAACCACGGGGTCGTCATGGACTGCGCCGACACCTTCTACTGA
- a CDS encoding reverse transcriptase-like protein: MAVHGRPSQLRALFDESPTPHIAHPPRTHHRDFYVATDGSYSLDSDDGGLGAIIETRDGERVARIAVPDSTVADNNAAEYRALHLGLDVLAARAPRDARVGVVVDHDDLAANVNSASLATRRSDHVPPRKLRVPDANANHWRGIRARICGFDEVRAAVVESDSNPAHALANAPGEYAHVNAETDRCLLPDSPASSEAQIPPPSRADRRASD, translated from the coding sequence ATGGCCGTTCACGGCCGTCCCTCTCAACTCCGGGCCCTGTTCGACGAATCGCCCACGCCGCACATCGCCCATCCGCCGCGAACGCACCACCGCGATTTCTACGTCGCGACCGACGGCTCCTACAGCCTCGACAGCGACGACGGCGGACTCGGTGCCATCATCGAGACCCGAGACGGCGAGCGGGTCGCGCGGATCGCGGTCCCCGACTCGACGGTCGCCGACAACAACGCCGCCGAGTACCGGGCGCTCCACCTCGGACTCGACGTGCTGGCCGCGCGCGCGCCGCGGGACGCCCGCGTCGGCGTCGTGGTGGACCACGACGACCTCGCCGCGAACGTCAACAGCGCGTCGCTGGCGACTCGGCGTAGCGACCACGTCCCGCCCCGAAAGCTCCGGGTTCCGGACGCCAACGCGAACCACTGGCGGGGGATTCGAGCCCGCATCTGCGGGTTCGACGAGGTCCGGGCCGCGGTCGTCGAGAGCGACTCGAACCCCGCCCACGCGCTGGCGAACGCCCCCGGGGAGTACGCCCACGTCAACGCCGAGACCGACCGGTGTCTCCTGCCCGACAGCCCCGCGTCGAGCGAAGCCCAGATTCCGCCGCCCTCCCGGGCCGACCGGCGCGCGAGCGACTGA
- a CDS encoding DUF5830 family protein has protein sequence MADDAEAEDSSAESEERDAEADPVELGVELLSKLEHPELTVAEAVDRIETVTTHPATTREILDEAELRGVIDREDGIVRPTGGGYVSFESEIVTKEGEFSCRRCGASISTGYFLKLDAGEHGAFGPECIRKVTGRD, from the coding sequence ATGGCCGACGACGCGGAGGCGGAGGATTCGAGCGCCGAGTCGGAGGAACGGGACGCCGAAGCCGACCCGGTGGAACTCGGCGTCGAACTCCTCTCGAAGCTCGAACACCCCGAACTCACGGTCGCGGAGGCGGTCGACCGCATCGAGACGGTCACGACCCACCCGGCGACCACCCGCGAGATTCTCGACGAGGCCGAACTCCGAGGGGTCATCGACCGCGAGGACGGTATCGTCAGGCCCACGGGCGGCGGCTACGTCAGCTTCGAGAGCGAAATCGTCACCAAGGAGGGGGAGTTCTCGTGTCGGCGCTGTGGCGCGAGCATCTCGACGGGTTACTTCCTGAAGCTCGACGCCGGGGAACACGGGGCGTTCGGCCCCGAGTGCATCCGGAAGGTCACCGGCCGCGACTGA
- a CDS encoding NADP-dependent malic enzyme translates to MGLDEDSLDYHRSDPPGKIEISTTKPTNTQRDLSLAYSPGVAEPCRKIAENPDDAYQYTAKGNLVGVVSNGSAVLGLGDIGAQASKPVMEGKGVLFKRFADIDVFDIELDQADPGDIVRSVKAMEPTFGGVNLEDIKAPECFEIEERLREEMDIPVFHDDQHGTAIISGAALLNATEINGKDLEDLKIVFSGAGASAIATARFYVSLGARKENILMCDSSGIITEERAERGDVNEYKAQFARDVPEGDLEDAMEGADVFVGLSVAGIVSQEMVRSMADDPVIFAMANPDPEIGYEEAKAAREDTVIMATGRSDYPNMVNNVLGFPFIFRGALDVRATEINEDMKIAAAEALADLAKQDVPDAVVKAYGDQPLQFGPDYIIPKPLDPRVLFEVAPAVADAAMESGVARSELDTEAYVETLEARLGKSREMMRVVLNKAKSDPKRVALAEGDDEKMVRAAYQMAEEGIANPVLIGDREEIEATADDLGLDFDPEVADPTSGDHEAYADRLYELRRRKGITRSEAEDLVEKDGNYFGSVMVEQGDADAMLTGLSHHYPSALRPPLQVVGTAEDADYAAGVYLLTFKNRVIFCADTTVNQDPDEEVLAEITKHTAELARRFNVEPRAAMLSYSNFGSVDNEGTRKPRQAAEILREDPTADFPVDGEMQADTAVVEEILNGTYEFSDLDDPANVLVFPNLEAGNIGYKLLQRLGGAEAIGPMLVGMDKPVHVIQRGDEVKDIVNLAGVAVVDAQQNE, encoded by the coding sequence ATGGGACTAGACGAGGACTCACTCGATTATCACCGCTCGGACCCGCCGGGCAAGATAGAGATCTCGACGACCAAGCCGACCAACACCCAGCGCGACCTCAGCCTCGCCTACTCGCCGGGCGTGGCCGAACCGTGCCGGAAGATTGCGGAGAACCCCGACGACGCCTACCAGTACACCGCGAAGGGCAACCTCGTGGGAGTCGTCTCGAACGGGTCGGCGGTGCTGGGCCTGGGCGACATCGGCGCGCAGGCGTCCAAGCCGGTGATGGAGGGCAAGGGCGTGCTGTTCAAGCGGTTCGCCGACATCGACGTGTTCGACATCGAACTCGATCAGGCCGACCCCGGCGACATCGTCCGCAGCGTCAAGGCGATGGAACCCACCTTCGGGGGCGTCAATCTCGAGGACATCAAGGCCCCCGAGTGCTTCGAGATAGAGGAGCGACTCCGCGAGGAGATGGACATCCCCGTCTTCCACGACGACCAGCACGGCACCGCCATCATCTCTGGTGCCGCGCTGTTGAACGCCACCGAGATCAACGGCAAGGACCTCGAAGACCTCAAAATCGTCTTCTCGGGCGCGGGGGCCTCGGCCATCGCGACCGCGCGGTTCTACGTCTCGCTCGGCGCGCGCAAGGAGAACATCCTGATGTGTGACTCCTCGGGCATCATCACCGAGGAGCGGGCCGAGCGCGGCGACGTCAACGAGTACAAGGCGCAGTTCGCCCGCGACGTGCCGGAGGGCGACCTCGAAGACGCCATGGAGGGGGCCGACGTGTTCGTCGGCCTGTCGGTCGCGGGCATCGTCTCCCAGGAGATGGTGCGGTCGATGGCCGACGACCCCGTCATCTTCGCGATGGCGAACCCCGACCCCGAGATCGGCTACGAGGAGGCCAAGGCGGCCCGCGAGGACACCGTCATCATGGCGACCGGGCGCTCGGACTACCCCAACATGGTCAACAACGTCCTCGGATTCCCGTTCATCTTCCGGGGCGCGCTCGACGTGCGCGCGACCGAAATCAACGAGGACATGAAGATCGCGGCCGCCGAGGCGCTGGCCGACCTCGCCAAGCAGGACGTGCCCGACGCCGTGGTGAAGGCCTACGGCGACCAGCCCCTCCAGTTCGGACCCGACTACATCATCCCCAAGCCGCTGGACCCGCGGGTCCTCTTCGAGGTCGCGCCCGCGGTCGCCGACGCCGCGATGGAGTCGGGGGTCGCCCGTAGCGAACTCGACACCGAGGCGTACGTCGAGACGCTGGAGGCCCGTCTGGGCAAGTCCCGCGAGATGATGCGGGTCGTGCTCAACAAGGCCAAGTCCGACCCCAAGCGGGTCGCGCTGGCGGAGGGCGACGACGAGAAGATGGTCCGGGCGGCCTACCAGATGGCAGAAGAGGGCATCGCCAACCCCGTCCTCATCGGCGACCGCGAGGAGATCGAGGCCACCGCCGACGACCTCGGCCTCGACTTCGACCCCGAGGTCGCCGACCCGACCAGCGGCGACCACGAGGCGTACGCCGACCGCCTCTACGAGCTCCGGCGACGCAAGGGCATCACCCGTAGCGAGGCCGAGGACTTGGTCGAGAAGGACGGCAACTACTTCGGGAGCGTGATGGTCGAGCAGGGCGACGCCGACGCGATGCTCACCGGCCTGAGCCACCACTACCCCTCGGCGCTCCGGCCGCCCCTGCAGGTCGTCGGCACGGCCGAGGACGCAGACTACGCCGCGGGCGTCTACCTCCTGACGTTCAAGAACCGGGTCATCTTCTGTGCCGACACCACGGTCAATCAGGACCCCGACGAGGAGGTGCTCGCGGAGATCACCAAACACACGGCGGAACTCGCCCGCCGGTTCAACGTCGAACCCCGCGCGGCGATGCTGTCGTACTCGAACTTCGGGAGCGTCGACAACGAGGGCACCCGCAAGCCTCGGCAGGCCGCCGAGATACTCCGGGAGGACCCGACCGCCGACTTCCCCGTCGACGGCGAGATGCAGGCCGACACCGCGGTGGTCGAGGAGATTCTGAACGGGACCTACGAGTTCTCCGACCTCGACGACCCCGCGAACGTCCTCGTGTTCCCCAACCTCGAAGCCGGGAACATCGGCTACAAGCTCCTCCAGCGCCTCGGCGGCGCGGAGGCCATCGGCCCGATGCTGGTCGGGATGGACAAACCGGTCCACGTCATCCAGCGCGGCGACGAGGTCAAGGACATCGTGAATCTGGCGGGCGTCGCGGTCGTGGACGCCCAGCAGAACGAGTAG
- a CDS encoding HPP family protein produces the protein MNARDLMTTDVETVHPDDDIGDVLTRLAREDFNGFPVVDDDERVVGIVTQHDLVHIFQPSDRTLWIPVGFPPFLETLEYAIDLSWDDLDGQLDLLKHAGKPVRTIMTDDPVTVAPDDDLDRILDLLADDDRDINRLPVVEDGRLVGIVAREDVLRALRDERRGARGAE, from the coding sequence ATGAACGCCCGCGACCTGATGACGACCGACGTGGAGACGGTCCATCCAGACGACGATATCGGCGACGTGCTGACTCGACTCGCGCGCGAGGACTTCAACGGCTTCCCGGTCGTGGACGACGACGAGCGAGTCGTCGGCATCGTCACCCAGCACGACCTCGTCCACATCTTCCAGCCCAGCGACCGGACGCTCTGGATTCCGGTCGGCTTCCCGCCGTTCCTCGAAACGCTGGAGTACGCCATCGACCTCTCGTGGGACGACCTCGACGGCCAACTCGACCTGCTGAAGCACGCGGGCAAGCCCGTCCGGACCATCATGACCGACGACCCGGTGACGGTCGCCCCCGACGACGACCTCGACCGCATCCTCGACCTGCTGGCCGACGACGACCGGGACATCAACCGACTGCCGGTGGTCGAGGACGGACGCCTCGTCGGCATCGTGGCGCGCGAGGACGTGCTTCGCGCGCTCCGCGACGAGCGTCGCGGAGCGCGCGGGGCCGAGTGA